DNA from Streptomyces rishiriensis:
CCTGAGGCCCCGGCGGGTGCCGGTCCGGCGGCAGGTGCGAGCGCCGGCGACTCCGCCCGGCCGTCCACCTCGGCGAGCCCGGGGTTGTAGCGGAAGGACGGGGACAGGGGGAGCCGGGTGCCCCGCAGCAGCCGCGGGCCGCGCCCCGCCGCAGCCGCGCCCCGCCGCAGCCGGGGCTCAGGCCGCCGCCCGCACCCTCTCCCGGGCCTCCATCAGCGCGAACCCCAGCAGGTTCGGCCCCCGCCAGCGCTGCGGATCCATCGCCGCCTCGTCGTCCGCCGCGAGGCCGATGCCCCAGACGCGGTCCACGGGGCTCGCCTCCACCAGCACCCGCTCGCCGGTGTTCAGCAGGAAGGCCCGCAGCCCCGCGTCCGAGGAGAACTTGTGGACGCTGCCCTCGACCACGATCCGGAACCGCTCCCGCTGCCAGGTCGCCTCGTCGAAGCCGCGCACCAGCCGCCCCTCCTTCTTCGCCTGGGCCGGTGACTTCGCGGCCAGCGCCCGCTTCTCCGCTTCCGCATCCTCGAAGAGGCGGGCCTTCGCCGCCATCATCCAGTGCTCGGCCGTCGGATAGGCGACCCCCTCGGCCACGAAGGGTGACGGCCACCACTGGCTCAGGCAGCTCGAGCCCAGCCGGCCGTCGGGCCGCGGGCGGTGCCCCCAGAAATGCAGATACTTGATCTTCGCCCCTGTCCGGACCTGCCTGACCAGGGCCTCCCGGCTGTCGATCTTCTCCATGCACGCGAGTGTGGCACGCGCCACTGACAGTGCGTCCCGCCTTTTCCACTCCGACTCGACACCTGGTCGACCCGTCACCGACAGATTCCGTCGCGTAACCAAAAGGCAACAACGGAATCACTTGTTGGAGTGCCCTTGCTCTGTCAGGATCGGCAATCAAATCAAGCTGGAGCTACGCCAGCCGCCGCCGCGCACAGCGGGGCGAAGGCGGAGGAGAGCGACATGCAGGACCGGTTCCCCGCACAGGAACGTTTCGCGGACGGCGCTCAGTACATCGGGGGCCGTCTCCGG
Protein-coding regions in this window:
- a CDS encoding NADAR family protein yields the protein MEKIDSREALVRQVRTGAKIKYLHFWGHRPRPDGRLGSSCLSQWWPSPFVAEGVAYPTAEHWMMAAKARLFEDAEAEKRALAAKSPAQAKKEGRLVRGFDEATWQRERFRIVVEGSVHKFSSDAGLRAFLLNTGERVLVEASPVDRVWGIGLAADDEAAMDPQRWRGPNLLGFALMEARERVRAAA